From a region of the Calliphora vicina chromosome 4, idCalVici1.1, whole genome shotgun sequence genome:
- the LOC135958364 gene encoding uncharacterized protein LOC135958364, with amino-acid sequence MGEGCSERRGITWSFSCQLEDLDYADDICLLLHQMSKIPAKVEDLERLARNVGLEINIKKTKAMRINNISTDNIKLQGQPFQYLESFCYLGSTVSTNGGAEIDVNNRLNKGRTAYGTTDYMQYGETHKYPDEPGLEYSTHV; translated from the coding sequence ATGGGCGAAGGCTGTTCAGAGAGAAGAGGAATAACATGGAGCTTCTCATGTCAACTCGAGGATTTGGATTATGCGGATGATATTTGTCTACTCTTGCACCAGATGTCCAAAATTCCAGCAAAAGTAGAAGATTTGGAAAGATTAGCACGAAATGTTGGACTTGagataaatatcaagaaaaccaAAGCTATGAGAATCAACAACATTAGCACCGATAATATCAAGCTACAAGGCCAACCATTTCAATACTTAGAAAGCTTCTGTTATCTAGGCAGTACAGTATCAACGAATGGCGGCGCTGAAATAGACGTAAATAACAGGCTCAATAAAGGGAGAACGGCATACGGAACTACGGACTACATGCAGTATGGAGAAACTCACAAATATCCAGACGAACCAGGCTTAGAATATTCAACGCATGTGTAA
- the LOC135958365 gene encoding uncharacterized protein LOC135958365 — protein sequence MSNEHPQHSKGKLKYFPQEVTSTCSSCEESEKRYNTLLEILAEHKVLLDTIVKQNQITSNLMEFFPIESEEKLREFDAILKTHSDPYIRQMKSLLAGNAEKNLHEIFGQNIIMNFNVDGSFGKKRLREYANVFKAIIDVISTFNENSDKTIRAAFQRQKKKYFKQMGRSKTKNNENREDDDSPKED from the exons ATGTCAAACGAGCATCCACAACACTCCAAaggaaaactaaaatattttcctcaagaag TTACTTCCACATGTTCTAGCTGTGAAGaa TCTGAAAAACGCTACAACACGCTACTTGAAATTCTAGCAGAACATAAAGTGTTATTAGACACAATTGTGAAACAAAACCAAATTACATCAAATCTTATGGAATTTTTCCCTATCGAATCTGAAGAAAAACTAAGAGAATTTGATGCTATTTTGAAAACTCATTCAGACCCATAC ATTCGACAAATGAAATCACTCCTTGCGGGTAATGCTGAAAAAAACCTTCATGAAATATTTGGCCAAAATATTATCATGAATTTTAATGTTGATGGCTCTTTTGGCAAAAAGAGGTTGCGCGAATAcgcaaatgtttttaaagccaTAATAG ATGTAATATCaacttttaatgaaaattcgGACAAAACAATTAGAGCAGCATTTCAGcgtcaaaagaaaaaatattttaagcaaaTGGGTCGcagcaaaaccaaaaataatgaaaatcgtgaAGACGACGACTCTCCCAAAGAGGATTag